Proteins encoded together in one Larus michahellis chromosome 4, bLarMic1.1, whole genome shotgun sequence window:
- the INSM2 gene encoding insulinoma-associated protein 2, which produces MPRGFLVKRSRRPGGSYRARPRERDADRDPPPAPPPPPPPPAAGGSPAARQGAEEEEEGEEEEGAAAACPATWPPGGGCGGPGLAPPEGPAAWGAAGPCSAAGPRAALFERCLSSPASAESFPLAASFPPAEKLLLQPRTPLPAPPPPVPALKRPSRAKAPAKKAKATRKLSFADEVTTSPVLGLRIKEEGPEGRPGPGPPAGRTPLGEFICQLCKEQYADPLALAQHRCSRIVRVEYRCPECHKIFSCPANLASHRRWHKPRPGPSADGSAAAAPPGKENSPERRPRGPAAPPPPRQHRGGADSAGGAPAPPGPGPAAGPAAAAGPGGEAFACPCCQKRFRRQAYLRKHLGTHGAARPAAYGPPERGQLAFACHLCGARFPSADIRDKHRLWHAVREELLLPPPPPPPAGPPEGGAAGGERQGFPCKHCPATFFSAPGLARHASKCHPPEGRQVLLLQVPVRPGC; this is translated from the coding sequence atgcCGCGCGGCTTCCTCGTCAAGCGCAGCCGGCGCCCCGGCGGCTCCTACCGGGCGCGCCCGCGGGAGCGGGACGCGGACCGggacccgccgcccgccccgccgccgccgcccccgccgcccgccgccgggggcagccccgccgccaggcagggggcggaggaggaggaggagggcgaggaggaggagggcgccgccgccgcctgccccgcgACGTGgccccccggcggcggctgcggcggccccgggCTCGCCCCGCCGGAGGGGCCGGCCgcctggggggcggcggggccctgcagcgcggcggggccgcgggcggctCTTTTCGAGCGGTGCCTCAGCTCCCCCGCCTCCGCCGAGTCCTTCCCCCTGGCCGCCTCCTTCCCGCCCGccgagaagctgctgctgcagccccgcacgccgctgcccgccccgccgccaccggtGCCCGCGCTGAAGCGGCCGTCGCGGGCCAAGGCgccggccaagaaggccaaggcgACGCGGAAGCTGAGCTTCGCCGACGAGGTGACCACCTCGCCCGTGCTGGGGCTGCGCATCAAGGAGGAGGGGCCCGAGggccggccggggccggggccgccggcggggcgcACGCCGCTGGGCGAGTTCATCTGCCAGCTGTGCAAGGAGCAGTACGCGGACCCGCTGGCGCTGGCCCAGCACCGCTGCTCCCGCATCGTGCGCGTCGAGTACCGCTGCCCCGAGTGCCACAAGATCTTCAGCTGCCCCGCCAACCTGGCCTCCCACCGCCGCTGGCACAAGCCGCGGCCCGGCCCCAGCGCCgacggctccgccgccgccgccccgccgggcaaGGAGAACAGCCCCgagcggcggccccgcggccccgccgcgccgccgccgccccgtcaGCACCGCGGCGGCGCGGACAGCGCCGGcggcgccccggccccccccggccccggccccgctgccggccccgctgccgccgccggccccggcggggaggcGTTCGCCTGCCCCTGCTGCCAGAAGCGGTTCCGGCGGCAGGCCTACCTCCGCAAGCACCTGGGCACGcacggggcggcgcggcccgccgCCTACGGCCCGCCGGAGCGCGGGCAGCTCGCCTTCGCCTGCCACCTCTGCGGCGCCCGCTTCCCCTCGGCGGACATCAGGGACAAGCACCGGCTGTGGCACGCCGTgcgggaggagctgctgctgccgccgccgccgccgccgcccgccgggccccccgagggcggcgcggcgggcggcgagcGGCAGGGCTTCCCCTGCAAGCACTGTCCCGCCACCTTCTTCAGCGCGCCCGGGCTGGCGCGACACGCCAGCAAGTGCCACCCGCCGGAGGGCAGGCAGGTCCTGCTGCTCCAGGTGCCCGTCCGGCCCGGCTGCTAG